The genomic stretch gATCCAGTTTAGAAAGCTGCTCAGTGACACTGAGTAAGTGAGTGACAGGGATTAATTTCAAGCATACTTGACATACTACTCACGCTTGCGTAGGCTACAGTTTCTCAGGGACATATGCACACTGAAACACACTCATTAAAGTGTGTGTTTGCCCTCTTATTGACTCCATGGCACTGTTCCCACTACAACAGCAGTGTTTCTGGGGTGATTGGTTTGTGGTAAATGGACATATGCTGTTGAATAGCATAAATCTCACTAATTCCaccagtaaaaacaaacaaaacataaatGCTACTTCCTTTTGATGTGGTAAAATGTATTACATGTCTGAAATCGGATTGGAATTAGGCTAGCTGATGTAATCCAAGGAAAGTTATTCCTACAAACTAACAACTCGTTGATTTCCTTGATAAGACTTTGTTTCTCAGTTCCCCTTCTAACGGGTcgagaatatatattttttagctgGTAATAGTTATCTAATAGTTATCTTCTGGTTCTGCAAACAAGTAGCCAAGTCTttagccagtggtgtaaagtacttaagtaaaaatactttaaagtactacttaagtagttttttgggggtatctgtactttactatttatatttttgacaacttttacttttacttcactacattcctaaaaaaaataatgtactttttactccatacattttccctgacacccaaaagtagtcgttacatttcgaatgcttagcaggacaggaaaatggtccaattcacacacatcatgagaacatccctggtcatccctactgcctcttatctggcaggctcactaaacacaaatgtttagtttgtaaatgatgtctgagtgttggagtgtgccctggctatccatacatttttaaaaaaacaagaaaatcctgctgtctggtttgcttaatataaggaatgtgaaatggtttatacttttacttttgatacttaagtatattttagcaattacatttacttttgatacttaagtatttttaaaaccaaatacttttagacttttactcaagtagtatattagtgggtgactttcacttttaccttaatagaaaattacttaagtaactttacttttactcaagtatgaacatTTTGTACTTTTTTCACCACTGCCAATTGGGAACATTCAATAGATGGAGGCGAAATTATGTCATTAGCAAGATTAGGCTAGCATTTGCTTGCTCAACATTTGGGAAACACTCCCAAAAATGAAGAGGCAGAGCTAGGGCAGAAATAAATATAGCTCTCACAAATCTGTTTTCTCGCATGTTCAAGTGGAATGAGTacaattggcattctctcaaccagcttcatgaggtagtcacctggaatgcatttcaattaacaggtgtgccttgttaaaagttaatttgtggaatttctttccttcttaatgcgtttgagccaatcagttgtgttgtgactatgtaggggggtatacagaagatagccctatttggtaaaagaccaactacatattatggcaagaacagctcaaataagcaaagagaaacgacagtccatcattactttaagacatgaagatcagtcaatacggaacatttcaagaactttgaaggtttcttcaagtgcggtagcaaaaaccatcaagcgctatgatgaaactggctctcataaggaccaccacaggaatggaagacccagagttacctctgctgcagaggataagttcattagagttaccagcctcagaaattggagcccaaataaatgcttcagagttcaagtcacagacacatctcaacatcaactgttcagaggggactgtgtgaatcaggccttcatggtcgaattgctgcaaagaaaccactactaaaggacaccaataagaagaagagacctgcttgggccaagaccggtggaaatgtgtcctttggtctggagtccaaattggagatgtccactgtaaagcatggaggaggaggtgttattttgtgggggtgctttgctggtgtctgttatttatttagaattcaaggtacgcttaaccagcatggctaccacagcattctgcagcgatacgccatcccatctggtttgggcttagtgggactatcatttgtttttcaacaggacaatgacccaacacacctccaggctgtgtaagggcaatattaccaagaaggagagtgatggagtgctgcatcagatgacttggcattcacaatcccccgacctcaacccaattgagatggtttgggatcagtcggacggcagagtaaaggaaaagcagccaagtgctcagcatatgtgggaactccttcaagacggttggaaaagcattccaggtgaagctggttgagagaatgtatTGCCTGCACATGTCCAATCTCTACGAAGTGCATAGGGTATGTGCTCGATTTGAGATTGGGCGTTAGAGGTAGTCAGGACGTTTACTTTACACACATTATGATGGGATTGCTAAAAGGAATGTTAACAGTAACCTCAAGGGTAAGGGTGGTCCTTGGAAATCAAGATTGTTGGTGCAATTCTTATGCTCAACATGCAAGCAGAAGCCATTTGTGTGGCATAATGGCATTACTAGTTTATAGGCATTTAAGGAGTAATGTTCACCACAAATTTGATCGCTAAGTAGATGAGAAAATGTATTAGGCAAAGGATACTGTGTGGCAGGTAATGCTAGGTGTTGCTGTAGCTAGTAGCCTGATGATGCCCTGCTAAAACAGTAAGCAAATCAGCTCCTCTGCACAGCACATGCAAATCTCGAGcattctataataataataataataataataatagcattCTTGTGCAGAATCTCATcaaactcagacacacacacactgtatctcAACTGTTGCACACGTGCATGCATGAACGTGTACCATATATTATGTATACCGTGcatttacacacaaacacacacagacactggccGTGTCCGAACACCCATTCTAGCGTAttacatacttaaactgcatactatcTACTCATTGTCGCATACTATTTAGCACGTACCATTTAGTAAAAAGTAAGTGGCTCCTGAGTAGGTGGGGCGGGCCGAGTGCGGGTGGATTTTTCcaaattcaacagacatgcatCGCATTAACTAACCTGATAATAGCTCATATCTAATTCGATTAATTTCTCTAAACTCTGAATAGAATAGGAatggagttataggcctactcaaGCTGGTTATTGGAAGACTATCACATTCGACCAATACCGTAGCCCATATAGCCCATCTATCCTATTTAAAAATGACTGAAGACAGAAACAGAATTTTTGtttcatttcaacatatttattagtgaaaccaaagtgctgtaacatatataaattaaatcaaatagcctagtacacacaccaaaacttttcaaatgttcaaatcaaaaggctatTGCACAGAAAAACGTGGTCTGTCGGTTGCATCGCACATTCTGAACCGCTAGACAGCAACATAATaaactaaagcactgatcatTGGGAACGAGATCAGAATGACTGCTAAGGCTTGATCCATAAATTAAATAACTTAATAGGTAGCCTAGCctacaaaactaaaacaatcCATATGTTCCAACCAATAGGCATAATTAACATGCCATTAATAACGCACCCACATCCCGAGTCATAAATCAAAAGATGGTTTAGTATTTAGTTTAAAAGCTCTGACAAAGGCGAAGAGAACAAGAAACACTTTtcaatgagaaaacagaaatccaCTTTGGGTAAAACATAATTTTTTAAAGACTTCTGTTTTAAAGCTGTAGCCTACGATGCAATACTTGTGATcattttaaggagaacaaaaacGACTTAGCCTACAATTGAACGGCACCGCAGAAGCTTTGCTATTCGGCATCTTCCCAATTAAGTAGCCTAGTTTTGTAGTTTAGCTACTTGAAGAGAATTAGGGCATATCACTCGCaacccacctcttccaatgcattgtggaaaagtgtgcatcgaattctactagatgaagagcCAAAATAagtataacatcctggcatttaaaccatACTTGATTATCAAAAATGCACATATTATAAAACATTATATTTTCGCATACTGAGAATGCATTATGCGCGATTGCGTTGTTTCCCGCTATCTGTTGATTTCAGTAGCCCATCCTTATATCAGCTGTTGTCTAAGCTGAAATTAGTATGACATCCGGGCAATTAAAGTATACAAAAATGTAGAAATGTTGCATACTATTTAACTGAATTTTTTCGGCCTAATATTTAAGATgaaagtatgggtattcggataCGGTCAACATTCCATCAACTGTTACACACTGTTCCCTCAACTGTTGCATGAACCCATACCATAAACCAAGTAATTAACAAGAAAATCTCTCATACTCAGACAAGCATCAACAATTCACTGTGCACTGCACATAACATTGATGTCCTTTACAAGAGTACCCTCTGATACTACATGCTCATGGTTTGAGAGAAAAACATCTATTCAAATCCATACCTTAGTCATGAAAACCCCATTTAAAATTATCATTTTTCATGGTCCAATTATTTGAACCAAGTTTTGGTTTGAGTTGATCAGATAAAACAAATGCCCCGTTTATCCAGTGTGGGGAGGAAGTATGTAACATAGATAGGGAGACTAAGTTGGACTGCGAAGAGATAAGTAGCCTACCTCTCTCGTACACACACTGAAGCACTTTGTTACTTGATAGTATGCGTTGTGCATGTACCTTTTTAAGTGCAATGTaaatgcatgtgtgcatgtgtgtttgtggactattgtgtttgtgtgcatgcgtgtggttGTGTGCCCTCTCTTTCACCCGCTGTCCTTATAAGAGGTTAACACCAGCTTCCCTGAACTGCCCTGGGGGCAGAGCGAGGCCAAATAGTTAAGTCAACATGCAACGTCACTGTTATGTTGGCTCATCCTGTTGCCACTGACAATAGTGTCTGACTTGCTCCAAGACGGACATACCCTTGACCTTTTTTCTGGACTTGAGCCCTTAACCCTTTGCTCAAAGTAGAAGTTAGCCTTAAAAACTgacctaggatcagattaccctacCCCCAATCCTTAAGGGGAAGAGAAAAATAATATCAGCTTCTCACACAAGCCAATATCAGCTCAGCTTCTCACACAAGCCAATGTGGTGCTAGTGGGTGATGTCATGGAGATAGAAGGTGCAATGGCAGTGAAGTTGGTGTGCTGTGTCTACTGTGGCTGTCGTTGTAAAGAATTGATCGAGAACTATGCtgctatatactatatactgctTCAAATTATAATAAGGCAATATTAATTATTATAACTGTAATTGCACAATCTGTACTTAGCTAAGGTAGTAGTGGAAATAGTTTGATGGTGTAAACATTCGTAAAGATATTTGATCATGATTAGCCTAAAGATATTTCATAGCTAGATATAgcctgtacagtggcttgcgaaagtgttcaccccccttggcatttttcctattttgttgccttacaacctggaattaaaatgaatttttggggggtttgtatcatttcatttacacaacatggctaccactttgaagatgcaaaataatttttattgtgaaacaaacaagaaataagacaaaaaaacagaaaacttgtgcgtgcataactattcacccccccaaagtcaatactttgtagagccaccttttgcagcaattacagctgcaaatctcttggggtgtctctataagcttggcacatctagccactgggatttttgcccattcttcaaggcaaaaccgctccagctccttcaagttgtatgggttccgctggtgtacagcaatcttgaagtcataccacagattctcaattggattgaggtctgggcttttactaggccattccaagacatttaaatgtttgcccttaaaccacttgagtgttgctttagcagtatgcttagggtcattgtcctgctggaaggtgaacctccgtcccagtctcaaatctccggaagactgaaacaggtttccctcaagaatttcccagtatttagcgtcatccatcattccttcaattctgaccagtttcccagtccctgccgatggaaaaacatccccacagcatgatgctgccaccaccatgcttcactgtggggatggtgttctcggagtgatgagaggtgttgggtttgcgccagacatagcgttttccttgatggccaaaaagctcaattttagtctcatctgaccagagtaccttcttccatatgtttggggagtctcccacatgccttttggcgaacaccaaacgtgtttgcttatttttttctttaagcaatggcttttttctggccagtcttccataaagcccagctctgtggagtgtatggcttaaagtggtcctatggacagatactccaatctccactgtggagctttgcagctccttcagggttatctttggtctctttgttgcctctctgatcaatgccatccttgcctggtccgtgagtttggtgggcagccctctcttggcaggtttgttgtggtgccatattttttccattttttaataatggatttaatggtgctctgtgggatgttaaaagtttctgatatttttttataaccccaatcctgatctgtacttctccacaactttgtccatgacctgtttgaagagctccttggtcttcatggtgccgcttgcttggtggtgccccttacttagtggtgttgcagactctggggcctttcagaacaggtgtgtgtgtgtatgtatatatatatatatatactgagatcatgtgacagatcatgtgacacttagattgcgcacaggtggactttatttaactaattatgtgacttctgaaggtaattggttgcaccagatcttatttaggggcgtcatagcaaagggggtgactacatatgcacgcaccacttttccgttatttatttttgagaatttttttaaacaagttattttcttcatttcacttcaccaatttggactattttgtgcatgtccattacatgaaatccaaataaaaatccattgaaattacaggttgtaatgcaacaaaataggaaaaaacgccaagggggatgaatacttttgcaaggcactgtattttgaCAGTGATAGGGAAGTGAGAGTACTATGCAGTGTATAGTGTACCAGTCGCAAACATTCAGCATTGTTCAACGTTGTGTCCTACAATGTCAAAGTGAACTCTGAATGCACCCCAGTTTTATATAGTTGAAGTGTACGCTGCCTGCTTGGAGTAGGACTTGAGGCCCTCGttcctttctcttgctctctctttttccttctctctgtTTGAAGTGCTTCAGTAGGAAGGGGAGGCattgtgtgagtgcatgtgtgtgtgagcacagaTGGCAGCTGCTCAGCCTCAGTGTGGTAATtaatgtgtgtgtggcgtgttacTTAACTCTTAGTGCTGCAGTCTGCTGGGTGTCTCTACTGTTGTTGTCGTAGACTCTTCAAAAAGGAActgctcttaaaggggcaatctggaaCTTGGAAATGGCAGCTCTTAGTTTACACTGAACTGAAGAGGCCAAATTGACCAGGCCTGGATTGAAGCTTTTTGTAACGTCATCTCTCTTCCAGATTTCAATTTGAGAGTAAGGAATTTTCCAGGAAAAAATGCCATTTGGCCAAGTTTGGGTGTTAGCATGATGTGCAAACAGAGTTGCACTCATCTTGACCTTTTGCACAATTTCTCCAACACAATGTTTATTTGAGTCTTTGGATAAAATTATGTTTGTTGAGAATTATGTCAGTGGGCCACCCTGTTGCTTAGTGATGCTGTTGCGGTAGCTGTAGAGATGTGAGGCAAGTTGAGTGAAAGAAGATTGGTGATTTGGTAAAGATACTGCTTCCTAGATGCTTCATAGTTGCAATGACATGAAACTGGGTATTTTTTCTAATAAATATGCTACTTGTCGACCTAACCTAGAAAAGCCCCAAAGAGTGTCTTGTACTGATGCTAACTGTATGCTATCTCATGTAGGAAGTTGACGGACAAGCCATATGTTGCCCAATTAAATAGTTATCCTTTAACCCTTTCCCTTCTAGATTTCCTACCATGGCAGTGGGGAGGGAGCGGAGAGTGACGATTCCGAGGGGGAGAACCAGGAGCTTGCACAGATTGACAGAGGTATGTGGCCCGCCCGCTCAAACCAACCCAAGTCTTCTATGCTCTTCGTTTTTACATGGATGTGGGgagggtcatttagcagataaagCCACTTTCAGTTTACACAGTATAGAAGTAGACATGCTTGTCGCCATCTCTGCCTCTTCACCTTTGACCTGTGCTCTTGGTCACCCCCCTCAGAGAGGCGGCGGAACTGCAGCCTCACCCCTCTGGCCACCAGCCAGCAGCACAATCAGGGTCCCCTATCTCCGGCACGCCTCCGTCACCTACGCCTCCTTCTAGACCCGACTCTGGACCGCCACTCGTCCGAAGAAGAGCTGGAGCGAATCAGCCACGGTGTTGGAGACGGCAGGAAGTGGATGCTGAAACATCGCCACGGCGACCACCACAGCAGTGCCTCCAGCGACGAGGAGGTGCGGGACCTGTGTGGCTGCGTCCCGGTGGCAGCATCCTTGGAGCCTGGGACTTGCCTGGCGGCTTCCACCAGCCCGGTGCACTTTAGCTCTAGCCCGCCTCGCAGCCTCAAGCCACCGCCTCCAATTTGGCTCCAGTTCCAGGTGGTGCAGCCTGCTGCCAGGCCCATCATCTTGACCCACTTCGACCAGTCGGCGGCTCCCTATAGGAAACACAGGCACAGCTACGGGGGAGAGCCGGGGAGGCCGAGTCTGGACCTGGAGAAAATGCAACAGGTTAGCGTCATTTACGTTGCCTCTACTGTTCTTAAATAGTGACCGTTAGCATAGCATTGTTATTCTCCAATCAGCGTAGCATATTGTGGTTTGGGTAACATCTCACAAGTATTTGGCAATCATAGAAACACATAGCTGGGTCATTCTCTAATTTTGTCAAAAATTTATATTTATTTCACAAAATTGTTATATTCTGTTAAAGAGCACATAACAAACATGTTTTACCATCTCAAGAGAAAGATTACTATAGAAATGACTATAAAAGTGATACGGTTGATTGTAACAGGGTTGATgacttcatcttaaatcagccattaaCGTaactccccttgtgacagggggaatggaagcttgttgtgtgccaCAGGGAGGGGAAATTGAAAGCAACCTTCACAACAGTATTTGAacttaaaacatttctagcctatctatctatgggtaacagccAGGGTTTCCCACCACAAAACCcaagaaaatggccaaaaagagtagaaccagttcACCTGcatttacactatgatttgagtcttagatgttcaatgtttctttcaCATTTATTTTCTAAAGGAATAGTtttaccatattaaaacgagtTCAGTTCACGTTAGGGTTGACATTAAACGTAAGGGGCAAATTACATTAAATAAGTAAAAATCTTCAGTATTTACATTCCCAaagaaacaaaataactagggctttacaaatTTGTGAAAACTGGGAAAATCTTGGGGTTAAGTAGGTTGAAATCTTCCAAGTTGGACAAACATGACGTGGGACATTCCAAAATTAGGATTTTCAGAGAAAAcaaataatgtattttatttaaacgcactgtcaaggcagcagctactcttcctggggtccagcaaaattaaggcagttttaCAATTATGCTGTTTGATTATTTTAAAATACTAGTTTTGGATGGACTAACCCTTTAAGCATCACCAAAAGTTTTAAACAGTTAAGAGGCATTCtttatctatgttggtagatgaTGGCATATTCCAACTCTTGTTTGGGTTTGGACAGGGCTCTAAAGTGCGACCAAAATATTTTCCCGTGCGACCAGGAGTTTTATTTTGGGAGCACTGTGCGACTATGAAGAAACTCTCCCAGATAATAATTGTCATAATGATAAGGCTTTGCTGTACTGTTGTTTCCTAGTGCCCTAGAGAAACAAGCGAGTGAAGATTCGTTAGCGTCATGGATTCACTATTTCCACAGCGAAAACGGCTTGCTTGTAGCTCAACCAGGTCAAAAGATCTGACCATATTACAGGTGCAACATTTTTATCTTCCTATAGCGAAACTTCGGGACCACATTTTACATTCCTGAACCATTTTGTGGGCCGTTCTAAAACTATTTGCACGCAGATGTCGTTAAACGTTTGTTTACACTTTGTTGTTTACACATGTTACCTCAttggatagctagctaacaacctggtaaccttaccagtatatccaaacatttgggggcacagaaagaaaggaaaagggtTAGCTTTTTCAGGAGATCAATGATCAtagcaatgaatgaatgacagatCTATTGCATGTCGTCATCACAAACAAACCTGACGTTTTTAAAGAGACCAAACCTGACGTTTTCAATGTAATGCATCTCAATAGGAAAATAGTGAttttacacaatgtagaaacctaatattccacaaatgactttgtgatttcaatgacaggtattcaacattttagcttttataataaaataaattTATTTACAGTGTTACATATTACATTCTAGGGCACAGCATGTACTTCAAAAGTAGCTAGATTTCATATAGGCCAAATATAGGCTGTATCGCAAtcaatttaaaatatattattttctaGTGCTCCTACATTTCATGTGGTGCTCCTAACTTTTTAAAGTTGGAagcaccagtgctaccaatgaATTGTTTTGAATTTAGAGCCCTGGGTCTGTGGGCCACAGCTCAGATCTTCCAAGATTACTCACTGCACTTTGACAACCTTTGGACACAAGTGTATTTCTCATCCTTTTCTCACCCAGGGCTGTTTGTTTGTCTAGTATGTCATGTTATGTGGATTTAATGAGTTATGGGTTCAAGTAAAGCGTTACCTAAATTTAACTGATGAATGTTTTCACAAAGTACAATTGACCAAGAAATTAGGGTGAATATGTTATATTGCTCAGATTGTATGAAGTACACTCTGGAACTAGGCCATACTGTAGGGTAGCCTTGTACCACCAGTCAGTTAACCTAATCCCAAGCTCAATGTAATTAAGAATAGTCTAAGGGGCACAATAGCATTCCCCttgtgcgcacgcacacacacacacacacacacactcactccatggCCAGGCGCTTGCCACCTCGGTGGTCCAGAGAGATGGAGCGGGTGGCACAGACGGCAGATGTCTGCCCTCATTTCTCACAAAAGCGAGCGAGCGAAAGACGGAGGGGTGGAGGCAGGAGGAGAGAATTAAATAAACAACGGAAAATGACGACTAATGAGTCATAGAGAAGCTGGTCCAGTGATGGTTAAAATCCAATAGCCACATGGGCCGAGGATAGGATATTGGAAGTGTGTGTAGGGGAGGGTTTGAGAGGTCCATATGTCCATGGGTGTTTTTGGAAAAAGGGAACAGATGAGAGACAGCGGGCAGCAGTGAGAAGGACTAGGGTGTTTtgcatctttgtgtgtgtgtatgtgagctcGGACAGCGGGATGGGAGGTGTTGGAGGGAATACAATAGAGCTGCCAGACAGTACTCTCCCATTAACCCTTTAGCTGGGCAACTCCAAGTCTGTCCCCCTATGGGAcgtggccaaaagtagtgcactataggccagggaatagggtgccatttgggatgcagatttaGTCTCCAAATTACCAATCTGAACAACTTTCTAGActtcttacctcctccctatcaAACGTTCTCAACAGTCTAAAAAGTAATTTCCTGCCTCTCAACATTTCCCTCTGTTTTTCTTTCACACAAACAACTCTATTTACAGTGGACCACACACTGAAATTAAACAGTTCTCATCATGCTGGGATAACCGTTGATAACAGGCTGCT from Coregonus clupeaformis isolate EN_2021a chromosome 29, ASM2061545v1, whole genome shotgun sequence encodes the following:
- the si:dkey-16j16.4 gene encoding uncharacterized protein si:dkey-16j16.4, with translation MLKTLTKKLRRHSLNEIHPFQFKISYHGSGEGAESDDSEGENQELAQIDRERRRNCSLTPLATSQQHNQGPLSPARLRHLRLLLDPTLDRHSSEEELERISHGVGDGRKWMLKHRHGDHHSSASSDEEVRDLCGCVPVAASLEPGTCLAASTSPVHFSSSPPRSLKPPPPIWLQFQVVQPAARPIILTHFDQSAAPYRKHRHSYGGEPGRPSLDLEKMQQKMLLKKNSGGKTRTIKIRNMTGTRPLPRYAYDPSIFAFRSLSRVPPCNPLTPSEDPTCV